One region of Gossypium raimondii isolate GPD5lz chromosome 6, ASM2569854v1, whole genome shotgun sequence genomic DNA includes:
- the LOC105772064 gene encoding uncharacterized protein LOC105772064 — protein MEMESARRSRKLDIQELEEIRNNTYENARVYKEKTRAFHDKLITKKQFSIGQKVLLYDSTLKIFAVEIQSKETWKCFKVNGQRLKPFYENFQMHTVEEIVLEKPKI, from the exons ATGGAGATGGAGTCTGCAAGAAGGTCTCGGAAGTTGGACATCCAGGAACTCGAGGAAATTAGAAACAATACATATGAAAATGCTCGagtttataaagaaaagacAAGGGCATTTCATGATAAGTTAATCACTAAGAAGCAGTTTTCAATAGGACAAAAAGTTCTCCTATACGACTCCACCTTAAAAATTTTCGCTG TGGAAATTCAAAGCAAAGAAACTTGGAAGTGCTTTAAGGTGAATGGTCAACGACTGAAACCCTTTTACGAGAATTTTCAAATGCACACAGTTGAGGAGATTGTTCTCGAGAAGCccaaaatttga